A portion of the Sebastes fasciatus isolate fSebFas1 chromosome 2, fSebFas1.pri, whole genome shotgun sequence genome contains these proteins:
- the ist1 gene encoding IST1 homolog: MLGGGFKAERLRVNLRLVINRLKLLEKKKTELAQKARKEIADYLSSGKDERARIRVEHIIREDYLVEAMEILELYCDLLLTRFGLIQSMKELDPGLQEAVSTLIWAAPRLQAEVSELRTVSDQLCAKYSKEYGKLCRTNQIGTVNDRLMHKLGVEAPPKILVERYLIEIAKNYNVPYEPDAMVRPEVSLGEEADLIDVDNDKKSGRGGGGGGGGGGGGGGGGGGGGFTAPGGAMPMPMGMPMPMPMPTAFNYPPPKGAGPYNPVGTYNNFQHPMGGAHPPQLPTCPPTYESIDDLTPKPSFPFQAVGPGPSFQPFDTNSLPELPSVPDTLPTSSFGRNTTSSDDIDFDDLTRRFEELKKKA; the protein is encoded by the exons ATGCTGGGAGGAGGATTCAAAGCAGAGAGACTAAGAGTCAACCTGCGGCTTGTCATCAATCGACTCAAACTccttgagaaaaagaaaa CTGAGCTTGCTCAAAAGGCAAGGAAAGAGATCGCAGATTACCTGTCATCAGGAAAGGATGAGCGGGCCCGGATCCGTGTGGAGCACATCATCAGAGAAGACTACTTGGTGGAAGCCATGGAGATCCTGGAGCTTTACTGTGACCTGCTGCTGACTCGCTTTGGCCTCATTCAGTCCATGAA GGAACTGGACCCAGGCTTACAGGAGGCAGTTTCCACCCTCATCTGGGCAGCGCCTCGTCTCCAGGCAGAGGTGTCTGAACTAAGAACT GTATCTGATCAGCTATGTGCAAAATATAGCAAGGAGTACGGCAAGCTGTGCAGGACAAACCAGATTGGCACAGTCAACGACAGG CTGATGCACAAACTGGGCGTGGAGGCCCCTCCCAAGATCTTGGTGGAGCGCTACCTGATAGAAATCGCCAAGAACTATAATGTGCCGTACGAACCTGACGCCATGGTCCGG CCTGAGGTGTCTCTTGGAGAGGAGGCAGACCTGATTGACGTGGACAACGACAAGAAgtctggaagaggaggaggaggaggaggaggaggaggtggaggtggaggtggtggaggtggaggtggaggtttcACTGCTCCTGGTGGTGCTATGCCCATGCCCATGGGCATGCCTATGCCCATGCCCATGCCAACAGCTTTCAACTATCCACCTCCCAAAGGAGCC ggACCGTATAATCCCGTCGGAACCTACAACAACTTCCAGCACCCCATGGGAGGAGCGCATCCCCCTCAGCTGCCCACTTGTCCCCCCACATACGAGTCT ATTGATGACCTAACTCCCAAACCCTCTTTTCCTTTCCAGGCTGTAG GTCCTGGTCCTTCGTTCCAGCCATTTGACACCAACTCTCTCCCAGAGCTCCCCTCTGTTCCAGACACACTCCCCACATCCTCCTTCGGCAGGAACACCACCAGTTCGGATGACATCGACTTTGACGACTTAACAAGGCGGTTtgaggagctgaagaagaagGCCTAA